One part of the Solanum dulcamara chromosome 8, daSolDulc1.2, whole genome shotgun sequence genome encodes these proteins:
- the LOC129899669 gene encoding auxin-responsive protein SAUR71-like, translated as MDMEMDKGKKNSNSSILRKLEGFLSMKKGSRTIVLSKSKSWHSGSKAKSSVVLAPQGCFCVYVGPEKEKFIIKAKYANHPLFKMLLEDAEMEYGYSSQGPILLPCDVNLFHKVLCQMDSEKEINGPGCGLASCSPFSPARVLGHGEMGKGYGSYGILTTPRMLKLNSSN; from the coding sequence ATGGATATGGAAATGGATAAGGGGAAGAAGAACTCAAATTCGTCGATCCTAAGGAAATTGGAGGGATTTTTATCGATGAAGAAGGGAAGTCGAACGATTGTGTTGTCGAAGAGCAAATCATGGCACAGTGGTAGCAAAGCAAAGAGCTCAGTAGTACTAGCACCCCAAGGCTGTTTTTGTGTGTATGTTGGGCCAGAGAAAGAAAAGTTTATAATCAAGGCCAAATATGCAAACCATCCATTATTCAAGATGTTGCTTGAAGATGCTGAAATGGAATATGGTTACAGTAGCCAAGGGCCCATTTTGCTTCCTTGTGATGTTAATCTCTTTCACAAAGTATTGTGCCAGATGGATAGTGAGAAAGAGATTAATGGGCCTGGGTGTGGGCTTGCCTCATGCAGCCCATTTAGTCCAGCTAGGGTCTTGGGGCATGGAGAAATGGGCAAAGGCTATGGCTCTTATGGGATTCTCACTACACCAAGAATGCTCAAGCTCAACAGTTCTAATTAA